Within Elizabethkingia sp. JS20170427COW, the genomic segment GAACCTAGTGAAGTGATCCAAAACCAAATTAAAGGAAAACAAATCCCTGGGATTAAAAATATTATTGCCGTTGCCTCTGGTAAAGGTGGTGTAGGTAAATCTACAGTATCTAGTAATTTAGCTGTTTCTTTGGCTAAAATGGGATTTTCAGTAGGTTTATTAGATGCTGATATCTATGGACCATCCATCCCTACCATGTTTGATACAGTAGGGTCTAAACCTTTATCTGTTGAGGTAAATGGTAAACACCTTATGAAGCCTATTGAAAGTTATGGTGTAAAAATCCTTTCTATAGGATATTTTTCTGGGGCTAATCAAGCGGTAGTATGGAGAGGACCAATGGCTGCTAAAGCCCTACATCAGATGATAAGAGATGCCGATTGGGGAGAATTAGACTTCTTACTAATCGACCTTCCTCCAGGAACTGGAGACATTCACCTTTCTATCATCCAAGAAGTTCCTGTTACCGGTGCCGTAATCGTAAGTACTCCTCAGCACGTTGCTCTTGCAGATGTAAGAAAAGGAGTGGCAATGTTCAATATGGAAAGTATCAACATCCCTGTTTTAGGTCTTATTGAAAATATGGCTTACTTTACCCCTGAAGAGCTTCCTAACAATAAATATTACATCTTTGGCAAAGAAGGTGCTAAAAACATGGCGGAAGATCTTAACATCCCTGTACTTGGAGAAGTTCCTATTGTACAAAGCATTAGAGAAGCTGGAGATGTTGGCCACCCTGCAGCATTGCAAGATGGCACCATCGTTTCCGATATTTATCAAGAAGTTACCCGAAATATGGTGGAAAGCTTAGTGGAAAGAAATAAAAACCTTCCTCCTACCGAAGCGGTAAAAATTACCACAATGGCAGGATGCTCTCCAAAAAAATAAAAATATTAGACATGAGTGAAGCAAAACATATCGAAATCGTAACTAAAGTAATGGAAGCTTTAGAGGAAATCCGTCCATTTTTAAATAAAGATGGCGGAGATATCGAATTGATAGACATTAAAGACAATATCGTTTATGTAAAATTACTAGGAAATTGTTCTTCTTGTCATATCAATACTTCTACCCTAAAATTAGGAGTAGAAAATACCATAAAACAGCACGTTCCTGAAATTACAGAAGTTATCAATGTAGAATAAGCTTCTCTGTTTCTACCTTATAAAAGGCTATTCACTAAAAAGTGAGTAGCCTTTTATTGTTTAAAGTACAATATAACAAGTTAACACTTAATTAATTATTTCACAATAATATATTTAAATCACCATTATTAACATTAACTACTTTTGTAATTCATTAATACAATCACAATATATTATGAAATACTTAAAAAAAATATACTTCACAAATAACTTTCATTTCCTATGCATCATTTGTCGCATTTGGAGCTTATTTTTGCATGTATGCATTCCGAAAACCATTTACAATAGCTCTTTTTAATGATTTAGATTTTTTTGGAATTGATTACAAAATTGCTCTAGTTTTATTTCAAGTTTTAGGTTATGCCTTTTCTAAATTTTTAGGAATTAAAATTATTTCAGAATTAGAAAATAATAAGCGTAAATATTATTTTTTAGGACTCATAATCGTTGTCGAACTCGCTTTAGCTTTAGTACTCTTCGCAATAACTCCTAGGCCTTACAATGCCATTTTCATGCTTCTTAATGGGTTACCTTTAGGTATGATTTGGGGAATTGTTTTTTTCCTATCTTGAAGGAAGAAAAACCTCTGAAATACTAGGAGTCATCTTATGTGTTAGCTTTATTATCTCCAGTGGTTTAGTAAAATCTGTAGGTTTATGAATCTTACAGGATTGAGGGATTAATGAATTTTGGATGCCAGCAACTACTGGAATTATTTTCCTTCCTTTACTTCTTTTTTTATTAACCTTCTCGAAAAAATCCCCTCGCCATCTGCCAAAGACATTTCTGAAAAATCAGAACGAACATCAATGACCAAAGAAGACCATAAAAAAGTACTTAAGCGGTTTGTGCTACCTTTTGCTGCTCTCATTACTTTTTATACTTTACTCACCGCTTTCCGCGACTTCCGAGATAACTTTGCAAGAGAACTTTGGGATAATATTGGTTACTCTGGTGATATAAGCGTTTACAGTACTTCCGAGCTTATCATTTCCCTTATCGTACTTTTTATATTTGGTTCTTTATTCTTTATCAAAAATAATATTAAGGCATTAAGCTGTTGGCATGCTATGTATGACCCTTCCTACTTACTTCTTTCAACAAGGAAAAATACCTGCTTTTTTTGGATGATTATTTCAGGTTTTGGGATGTACATTTGCTATATACCTTTTAATGCCTTATTTTTTGACCGTTTTATTGCCGCTTTTAAAATTAAAGGAAATGCAGGATTCTTAAAATTTACTTAGCGGATTCTTTTGGTTATTTAGGTAGCATGACTGTACTAATTTATAAAAGCTTCTTTGTAAAAGATATCCCATGGGTTGATTTTTTCTGTAATGGAACCTATGTTTTATCTGCTATTGCAACACTATTTACTATATATTCTTTTATTTACCTAAACTTTAAAGCAAATAACAATAAATCTGAAAACAAACTAAAATGGAAAACAAATTTGACTTAATCGTTATCGGAGGAGGCATACTAGGAACTTTCCATGCCTATCATGCCTTAGAAAAAGGGCTAAAAGTAGCGATTATTGAAAAAGATAAATTTCCTCAAGGTGCTACTGTCCGAAATTTTGGACAAGTAGTTCCCTCAGGAATGAATACTAAATGGCAATCTTTTGGAAGAGAAAGTCTCAGAATTTATAAAGAAATACAACAAAAATTTGACATTGGATTCGCCAAAAAGGCTCCATATATATTGCTTCTAATGATGAAGAAGTTACCCTTATAGAAGAGCTACATCAAATCAATAAAAACAACAATTATACATCTCAATTATTAACCCAAGCTGAATGTTTATCAAAATATCCTGGGTTAAAAAGTAATTACGCTAAAGCCGGCTTATTTTTCCCCGATGAAGTCACAGTTGAACCCAGAACAATGATTCATAGGTTACAAGAGTTCCTTCGTAAAGAAAAAAACTTATACACCATTTATCAAAACCAAATCATTCATTGTGATATCACCTCAGATGGAGTTAGTGTCCTCAGTGCTTCGGGAAGTGTTTATCAATCTTACAAAGTAATCATTTGTAATGGTAGTGATTTTAAAAGTTTATATCCTGAGTTATTCGCCAATAGTGGTTTGGAAGTCACCAAACTACAAATAATACAGACCGTTCCCCAACCCTCTCAATACATTTTACCCAGGTCCATCCTCACTGGGCAAAGCATCCGAAGATATGAAAGCTTTCACGAATGTCCTTCATATCTAGAAATAAAGAAGAAAGAAGATCCTAATTCTTTAGAAAAAAAATGGGGAGTACACATTCTCTTTAAACAAGCCACAGATGGTTCTGTTATTATTGGTGACTCTCATCAATATGCTGACGATTTAGGTTTTGATCTTCAGCAAAACATTAATGATTTTATAAAACATTAATGATTTTATGATTGAAGAAGCTACAAAAATATTTAATCTCCCGAATTATAAGATACAACATCAATGGTTTGA encodes:
- a CDS encoding P-loop NTPase — translated: MIKKDTVLEFLKEVEVDDLVKNVQVMGDNIFIDMVAHSPAMHERKKLEAAMKQAFASKFGENVVLKLKIDTPEPSEVIQNQIKGKQIPGIKNIIAVASGKGGVGKSTVSSNLAVSLAKMGFSVGLLDADIYGPSIPTMFDTVGSKPLSVEVNGKHLMKPIESYGVKILSIGYFSGANQAVVWRGPMAAKALHQMIRDADWGELDFLLIDLPPGTGDIHLSIIQEVPVTGAVIVSTPQHVALADVRKGVAMFNMESINIPVLGLIENMAYFTPEELPNNKYYIFGKEGAKNMAEDLNIPVLGEVPIVQSIREAGDVGHPAALQDGTIVSDIYQEVTRNMVESLVERNKNLPPTEAVKITTMAGCSPKK
- a CDS encoding DUF5690 family protein, which produces MDASNYWNYFPSFTSFFINLLEKIPSPSAKDISEKSERTSMTKEDHKKVLKRFVLPFAALITFYTLLTAFRDFRDNFARELWDNIGYSGDISVYSTSELIISLIVLFIFGSLFFIKNNIKALSCWHAMYDPSYLLLSTRKNTCFFWMIISGFGMYICYIPFNALFFDRFIAAFKIKGNAGFLKFT
- a CDS encoding NifU family protein, which translates into the protein MSEAKHIEIVTKVMEALEEIRPFLNKDGGDIELIDIKDNIVYVKLLGNCSSCHINTSTLKLGVENTIKQHVPEITEVINVE
- a CDS encoding DUF5690 family protein, whose product is MYAFRKPFTIALFNDLDFFGIDYKIALVLFQVLGYAFSKFLGIKIISELENNKRKYYFLGLIIVVELALALVLFAITPRPYNAIFMLLNGLPLGMIWGIVFFLS
- a CDS encoding DUF5690 family protein encodes the protein MFFSYLEGRKTSEILGVILCVSFIISSGLVKSVGL